TTTACACAAACAAAATATTACCCTATCAATTGAAACTATAAGAAATAAAATGTTGGTTGCTCCACCCAACATCCTATCCAATAATAACCCCAACTAACTAAAAACGCATAATTGATAGTAACCCCAACATAATAGGAAATTACACAATACACAGAAGTTTAATGTATGCATAATTTCCTAAATCTACACCTAAAATAAGTACACCAACTAGGCAGCCTAGATGATGCTGGCGGTCCTCAGTCAATGTAGCCTTAAGAATTtctagaaggaaaaaaaaacaacaacaacaacaccaACATTGTTATATTGATTCAGTACACATTTACACAAACAAAATATTACCCACCAGTTGAAACTATGCGAAATAAAAAGTTGCTTGCTCCATCCAAAATGTAtcctcaatactatccactattcccTCCTTTCAATGCACATCAACACCAAACAACAAGCACCAATCAAAACGATAGCCATTCAAATCTTCATCAACCCATAACAAACAAATTGACACAACACCACCCACAAATAAGATGAATAATACCTGGCTACTGGCTCTTTTGTTCAATGGAAAATATTACACATGATACCAACCAACTGAAACTATACGCATCTGACTCTTCTAAGAGAAATTAAGCTACGCATTCATACATAAGAATAGAAGACATGCCAAGCAATCCTCTCAACAATTAAATAAAAGATTAGCACTCAATTGAAGAATCATCTAAATTTTCATCAGCCCATTAAAGTAACATTCACGCGTACAACATCCAcaaaatcatgcacaacattgaAACATCAAGGTACATTTCGAAACAAACCGTACCCATTACTAGAAAAGGCAAGCATCAAAATCCCCACTGCATTAAAACAGACATTCATTAAAACGGTACCGCCAATCAAGTGAACAATTAAACGAACATTACCACCGATTTGAACCAACAACCGTCAAAATCTTCACTAATCCATTAGGAAACACCCACCGATCAAACAAAATAACCATCCTAAAATTAGGTACCTGGATCGACAGAAGAGCGAGAGATGCGATCAATGAGCCCCATGCTCTTTGGCGTGCTGCTGGTGCTCGAGGTGACGACGTTCCTCGGGAAGCGCAACGAGGTAGGAAAAGATCATGCCGCCGAAGCAAACATGGTAGAGAGGATCGATGGAGCTCGTCTGTATGTACTTGGCATGGTAGTTGTCCAAGCCTCTCTGAAAAGCCTTCTTCACATAATCGACAGAGAGCATAGGCTTCACGTGCGCAGGGAGGTCCTTCACCTTCATCCCCTTGATCTCGTTGAAGAAATTCCTCATCGCCATTGCAGAATAGCAGAGATGATGGTGAAACAGCCGTAACCCTAGATTTGTTTTGTTCTCTGCTCAGAAATGTCGAAGTCATCGGGAGCCTTGTTTTGGTTAAAGTGGGGTGAGATGCGAACGTAATCAGGTACACTAGCAACCACGCTTGCCGTGTTAACGGCCCTGTTCTGTTGGCCAATGAAATCACGTTGAGCGATGTGGCATAATATGATTGGCTAGCTAATATGACCACAGTTTAGCCCCAAAAAATTGAAATTACCCAATGTTTGTTTGTTTTTAGGAAGTAAGTGATGCTTGTTCATGGAAATTAATTTCTCATTAATGCTTGGAATTTATGATTGTTTGAATTTTAGTATACACTCTGTCAATTTAGCCTATTTGTTTTCCATACCTATgtataaaaaatgttttaaactcTTCTTTTTTACCCTTTATTATTTAGTAGAAACTATGAGTAATATTTTCGTAAGCTTGGAGGGTTGTTCCAAGTCTATAAAAGCATTTGAGGGTACATATTAGTAAATTAGAGAGTGATTTTGAATTGAAGCTACTGTCTTTGGcctctattttttttctctctttagtTTTGTACCTCCTTATGAGTGGTAAACATTGTCTTTTAAACTGTATATTTCTAAAGTTGTAAGTTACATGTATCTTTAAAGGGGTGAATTTTCTTATGTTTTTTATCACTTTGATGGATGCCTGGTGAGTAAAGCTATTTGTCGTACATGCATCTGTCTAGTCTTTTATTTAGAACATGTTAATATCAAAGAACATCTTTCCCAcactataaatatttttgaaaacaatACTAGTTTACGATTGAGAAGTAGATGCTTATAATACGTACTGTGCACAAGCAATGAATAAAAGTAAAATTACTAGAAACAACAAAGACTAAATAAAAGAAGGCATATTTTTTGCATACAACATCAGGGATATTCGAGTAATGTTATTTCTTGTCCACATGTGCCAACCAAAATCCAATGCCTTAACCAAGAATGATTTTGTGTCTTCATTTATGTTTAGGTTCTAGAAGTCGCCCTAGACTTTATTTGTAAATGATCCCAAAAAAtgtatgcatggaaatgtaaaaataaataaataaataaataaataaataaaattaaattaaaattaaattaattaattttttaaaattttaaataattattatttattaaataataatataataataataatatatattatatatatgtaggTAACCTCCTGAGGAAGTAAACTTCCTCGGGCCTGAATTAGAGAGAGAGATCATGTCTCTCTCTGCACCTCACTCTCAGtctctcctcgtctcctctctctcactctccttaATTTTTCAGCAAATATTCGGTTTATCGGAAAACTGAAGATACCGCCAGGTTCCTATCTTCGCCACCGATAATTTCTCCTTGAATCTTCGGTTAAATTGACGATTGAGTACCACCACAGGGttctagtctcgatcgtcgtcattttggtcagaacgaattttcaatttgggggtcgtAGGCACAACTTGAAAGCGAGAgcgggatttagggaattaaggaaa
This region of Malania oleifera isolate guangnan ecotype guangnan chromosome 10, ASM2987363v1, whole genome shotgun sequence genomic DNA includes:
- the LOC131165479 gene encoding uncharacterized protein LOC131165479, whose amino-acid sequence is MAMRNFFNEIKGMKVKDLPAHVKPMLSVDYVKKAFQRGLDNYHAKYIQTSSIDPLYHVCFGGMIFSYLVALPEERRHLEHQQHAKEHGAH